A stretch of Borrelia turcica IST7 DNA encodes these proteins:
- a CDS encoding Do family serine endopeptidase, whose translation MKKNFFSIFCVSFLALGIGFVIGIHYLRPDKNTIVFAQEKGDALESFQNSFRKASKKILPSTVEVYATGVIKERDPFHFFFFDMPGFNIERKAKWAGSGIIIGKDSKKSNLFYVLTNSHVVDKAIEFEIGTYGNKTYKSKLVGKDDKKDLALISFEADDSEIRIAELGDSDGLEVGDWVIAVGSPHQFSFTVTAGIVSGLHRSANPNLKARNLFIQTDAAINRGNSGGPLVNIRGEVIGINTWISSPSGGNVGLGFAVPINNAKNIVDAFISGKKIESAWLGVSFYNYREKDMEVLKSLGYDDESVSSAMIVNIYVGSPALKVGLKPGDIVSKVNGVAMNISQDVVHYLSDFYAGEKVEIEVLRKGETKKIEVVLAVRPDDKEILSNGKLVPGFVVYPLTSDAKAQLGLRNWINGVVVDNVDKSLGKSAKISTGDVITAVNSKNIKSLRDFYDAIEFGKNTYSILRGGQTLKVSF comes from the coding sequence GTGAAGAAAAATTTTTTTTCTATATTTTGTGTTAGTTTTTTAGCTTTAGGTATTGGATTTGTTATTGGAATACACTATTTAAGACCTGATAAAAATACTATTGTTTTTGCACAAGAGAAAGGAGATGCTCTAGAATCTTTTCAAAATTCTTTTAGAAAAGCTTCTAAGAAAATTTTGCCGTCTACGGTAGAAGTTTATGCTACTGGAGTAATTAAGGAAAGAGATCCTTTTCATTTTTTCTTTTTTGATATGCCAGGATTTAATATTGAAAGGAAAGCTAAATGGGCTGGTTCTGGGATAATAATTGGAAAAGATTCTAAGAAGTCAAATTTATTTTATGTTCTTACAAATAGCCATGTTGTAGATAAGGCTATTGAATTTGAAATTGGAACTTATGGTAATAAGACTTATAAATCAAAACTGGTAGGTAAGGATGATAAAAAGGATCTTGCACTTATTAGTTTTGAGGCTGATGATTCAGAAATTAGAATAGCTGAACTTGGGGATAGCGATGGACTTGAGGTAGGGGACTGGGTTATAGCCGTTGGAAGCCCTCATCAATTTAGTTTTACGGTTACTGCAGGTATTGTAAGCGGTCTTCATCGTTCAGCAAATCCTAATTTGAAGGCGAGAAATTTATTTATACAGACAGATGCAGCCATTAATCGTGGTAATTCTGGAGGGCCTCTTGTAAATATTAGGGGTGAAGTTATTGGTATTAATACATGGATATCTTCTCCTTCTGGAGGCAATGTTGGACTTGGATTTGCTGTTCCTATTAATAACGCTAAAAATATTGTGGATGCTTTTATTAGTGGAAAGAAGATTGAATCAGCTTGGCTTGGGGTTTCTTTTTATAATTATAGAGAAAAAGATATGGAAGTTCTTAAAAGCTTAGGTTATGATGATGAATCTGTCTCATCTGCAATGATTGTAAATATTTATGTGGGTTCACCTGCTTTAAAAGTGGGACTTAAGCCGGGTGATATAGTTAGCAAGGTAAATGGGGTAGCAATGAATATTTCTCAAGATGTTGTACATTATCTTAGTGATTTTTATGCGGGAGAAAAGGTTGAAATTGAGGTTTTAAGAAAGGGAGAGACGAAAAAAATAGAAGTTGTACTTGCTGTGAGACCGGATGATAAGGAGATTTTATCAAACGGCAAATTGGTGCCAGGGTTTGTTGTTTATCCTTTAACTAGTGATGCTAAAGCACAACTTGGGTTAAGAAATTGGATCAATGGAGTTGTTGTTGATAATGTTGATAAGAGTTTAGGGAAGAGTGCTAAAATTTCAACAGGGGATGTAATTACAGCTGTTAATTCAAAAAATATTAAGAGTTTAAGGGATTTTTATGATGCAATTGAATTTGGGAAAAATACTTATAGTATATTAAGAGGTGGTCAAACTTTAAAAGTCTCTTTCTAA
- a CDS encoding tetratricopeptide repeat protein, which produces MRINKKLMFVFTFLIILVLGVFYFNSNPYILYMLKGQRDFNELIVEVDNHLLKNNLYGAERVIRLSSSYADTEFKWISLIKRVKLYSLKIKDYLLMRDIVELGVKSLPGNLKLRALEVYSKLKVGSVTEACDIAQQYLFEHEEYKYLYDEAFIKSLTLNDNLKSVKDFLKKIEKEKDASIFKNIGLNLRNNAFLINAMLLYIENKDLSSAKEILLKIKEDKDFAKELAYISYGLDNLDFTIANLKLIDDNNEPSLMFLLADAYLKKGDLYKAKAEYLKLYTRFPDYSMMIYLGLAFIAKKENDLKRAIAYLNKANEKFKDNKVMNYYLASTYFEANDYFNANEIAKKYKDDPLFFKLYFVLNYSNLDYEAKKSFLWRLFYRSNYSSDIAQLLSWNLLLYSDLKDLDLFFKIYNPVDDAHNWYYFYKFYYDFLKKDLNSSEKVIFENQVGKHLYGVYYNLGILQFYQKDYKEAEGCFKKAVSFLPFNLDDKNRMSLEERESVAKVYLKRGINYLYLGKFEEGRESILTSHSFYETNESKVYMNMIEVFKERK; this is translated from the coding sequence GAATAAATAAAAAATTGATGTTTGTTTTTACATTTTTAATCATTCTTGTATTAGGTGTTTTTTATTTTAACTCAAATCCATATATTTTATATATGTTAAAGGGTCAAAGAGATTTTAATGAGCTTATTGTGGAAGTTGATAATCATCTTTTGAAAAATAATTTATACGGTGCTGAGAGAGTAATAAGATTATCTTCATCTTATGCGGATACTGAGTTTAAATGGATTTCTTTAATTAAGAGAGTAAAGCTTTATTCTCTTAAAATTAAGGATTATTTATTAATGAGAGATATTGTTGAGCTAGGAGTTAAGAGTTTGCCTGGCAATTTAAAGCTTAGGGCTCTTGAAGTATATTCTAAATTAAAAGTGGGCTCTGTTACAGAGGCTTGTGATATTGCACAGCAATATCTTTTTGAACATGAAGAATATAAATACTTGTATGATGAAGCTTTTATTAAAAGTTTAACTTTGAATGATAATTTAAAAAGTGTTAAAGATTTTTTAAAAAAGATAGAAAAAGAAAAGGATGCTTCTATTTTTAAGAACATAGGTTTAAATCTTAGGAATAATGCGTTTTTAATTAATGCAATGCTTTTATATATAGAGAATAAAGATTTATCTTCTGCCAAGGAAATACTTTTAAAAATAAAAGAAGATAAAGATTTTGCTAAGGAACTTGCTTATATTTCTTATGGTCTTGATAATTTGGATTTTACTATTGCCAACCTTAAGCTTATTGATGATAATAATGAACCGAGTTTGATGTTTTTACTAGCAGATGCATATCTTAAGAAGGGTGATCTTTATAAAGCTAAGGCTGAATATTTAAAACTTTATACTAGGTTTCCTGATTACAGTATGATGATTTATCTTGGATTGGCATTTATTGCTAAGAAGGAGAATGACCTCAAACGAGCGATTGCTTATTTAAATAAAGCGAATGAAAAGTTTAAAGATAATAAAGTAATGAATTATTATTTAGCTAGTACATATTTTGAAGCTAATGATTATTTTAATGCAAATGAAATTGCAAAAAAGTATAAGGACGATCCTTTATTTTTTAAGCTTTACTTTGTATTAAATTATTCAAACCTTGATTACGAGGCTAAGAAATCTTTTTTGTGGCGTTTATTTTATAGGTCAAATTATAGTTCTGATATTGCACAACTTTTGTCTTGGAATTTACTTCTGTATTCTGACCTAAAGGACTTGGATTTATTTTTTAAGATTTATAATCCTGTTGATGATGCACATAATTGGTATTACTTTTATAAGTTTTATTATGATTTTCTAAAGAAAGACTTAAATTCTTCAGAAAAGGTAATTTTTGAGAATCAAGTAGGTAAGCATTTGTATGGTGTGTATTATAATCTTGGAATTTTGCAATTTTATCAAAAAGATTATAAGGAAGCTGAAGGATGTTTTAAGAAAGCGGTTTCTTTTTTGCCTTTTAATCTAGATGATAAGAATAGAATGAGTTTGGAAGAACGAGAGAGTGTAGCAAAGGTATATTTAAAGAGGGGTATTAATTATCTTTATTTAGGTAAATTTGAAGAAGGACGAGAATCTATTTTAACTTCTCATAGTTTTTATGAAACCAATGAGAGTAAAGTTTATATGAATATGATAGAAGTATTTAAGGAAAGAAAATAA
- a CDS encoding phosphoribosyltransferase yields the protein MLKKKFISYEEIRINGIKLAYKIYKDGFIPDIIYVSLRGGAYLGNIISEFFKFIKIEKPLLYAAVVARSYDVYNDQKKIMIDGWTYDPKYLRTGDNVLFVDDIFDTGRTIMYLKEEVLNRGIDSQNIKIAVYDYKHRGDVKYEPDYYVNKYSNTEVNTWIHYRNHELLGLTENEHKLNFEKIDDELSDILKFLSKKI from the coding sequence GTGTTGAAGAAAAAGTTCATTTCTTATGAAGAAATAAGAATAAATGGAATCAAGCTTGCTTATAAAATATATAAAGATGGATTTATTCCTGATATTATTTATGTCTCTTTAAGAGGAGGGGCTTATCTTGGTAATATTATTAGTGAATTCTTTAAATTTATTAAGATTGAAAAACCCCTTCTTTATGCTGCTGTTGTAGCAAGATCTTATGATGTTTATAATGATCAGAAAAAGATAATGATAGATGGATGGACTTATGACCCTAAATATTTAAGAACAGGGGATAATGTTTTATTTGTTGATGATATTTTTGATACTGGTCGTACAATTATGTATTTGAAGGAAGAGGTTCTAAATAGAGGAATAGATAGTCAAAATATTAAAATTGCTGTTTATGATTATAAACATAGAGGGGATGTAAAATATGAGCCCGATTATTATGTGAATAAGTATTCAAATACAGAAGTAAACACTTGGATTCATTATCGTAATCATGAACTGTTAGGCTTAACAGAAAATGAACATAAACTAAATTTTGAAAAGATAGATGATGAATTGAGTGACATTTTAAAGTTTTTGTCAAAAAAAATTTAA
- the map gene encoding type I methionyl aminopeptidase: protein MGLRLKSRKDIEKIKASAKLLAQTLLEVEQNIVPGMSTKDLDAVASSFIASNGAKPAFKGYNGFKGVICASVNEEVIHGIPGVRKLRKGDVVSIDCGVILDGFYSDMAKTFKVGRVKPEISKLLEVTEEALYRGISEMKVGNRILDISRAIENYIKPFGFGIVRDYTGHGVGFALHEEPSVPNYYAPFFKNVRIQEGMVLAIEPMVNLGGHKVSVKKDGWTVFASDFSCSAHFEHTVAVVDGVPLILSKI, encoded by the coding sequence TTGGGTTTAAGGTTAAAGAGTAGAAAAGATATTGAGAAAATAAAGGCATCGGCGAAACTTTTAGCTCAAACTCTTTTAGAGGTTGAACAAAATATTGTTCCTGGAATGAGTACTAAAGACCTTGATGCTGTTGCTAGCAGTTTTATTGCTAGTAATGGAGCTAAGCCTGCTTTTAAAGGGTATAATGGGTTTAAGGGCGTTATTTGTGCTTCTGTAAATGAAGAAGTTATTCATGGAATTCCAGGCGTAAGAAAGCTTAGGAAAGGTGATGTTGTTAGTATTGATTGTGGGGTTATTTTGGATGGGTTTTACAGTGACATGGCTAAGACTTTCAAGGTAGGCCGAGTGAAACCTGAGATTAGTAAATTATTAGAGGTAACAGAAGAGGCTCTTTATAGAGGAATTTCGGAGATGAAGGTTGGTAATCGAATTTTAGATATATCAAGAGCTATAGAAAATTATATTAAACCATTTGGGTTTGGAATAGTTAGAGATTACACAGGTCATGGGGTTGGCTTTGCTTTACATGAAGAGCCAAGTGTGCCTAATTATTATGCTCCTTTTTTTAAGAATGTTAGAATTCAGGAAGGAATGGTATTGGCAATTGAACCAATGGTGAATTTAGGGGGCCATAAAGTTTCTGTTAAGAAGGATGGTTGGACAGTTTTTGCATCTGATTTTAGTTGTTCTGCTCATTTTGAGCATACTGTTGCTGTAGTTGATGGTGTTCCTTTAATTTTAAGTAAAATTTAA